Proteins from a genomic interval of Stenotrophomonas sp. 24(2023):
- the motD gene encoding flagellar motor protein MotD, with amino-acid sequence MARRKRHEEHANHEAWAIPYADLMTLLLAFFVVMYAISSINEGKYRIMADALTDAFGGAPRTINPVQVGNKQVQGGGWDSPSVIKSGTRIGPSAPAPSHDPTLLPSMASQMRVPVSVHNQEQLARAERQLNSIADRLTAALSPLIDRGMISVRRTELWIEVEINSDILFPTGSAALDVHARDTLASLAGVLRDVPNSVRVEGHTDNVPIATAQFPSNWELSAGRAASVVHLFADQGVQPSRLAMVGYGQFRPREENSSAEGRNRNRRVMVIILADTSHAVDPLGARLNAATGNAGATDAAPTAPASPVVSPTAPVRLPPVPAGSRVGAAVPPAMKE; translated from the coding sequence ATGGCCCGCCGCAAGCGCCACGAAGAACACGCCAACCACGAGGCATGGGCCATCCCCTATGCCGACCTGATGACGTTGCTGCTGGCATTCTTCGTGGTGATGTACGCCATTTCCTCGATCAACGAGGGCAAGTACCGCATCATGGCCGACGCGCTGACCGATGCCTTCGGCGGCGCGCCGCGCACCATCAACCCGGTGCAGGTCGGCAACAAGCAGGTCCAGGGCGGGGGCTGGGACAGCCCCTCGGTCATCAAGTCCGGCACCCGGATCGGGCCGTCCGCACCCGCCCCGTCGCACGACCCCACCCTGCTGCCATCGATGGCCTCGCAGATGCGGGTGCCGGTCTCGGTGCACAACCAGGAACAGCTGGCCCGTGCCGAGCGCCAGCTCAACAGCATCGCCGACCGCCTCACCGCCGCACTGTCACCGCTGATCGACCGCGGCATGATCAGCGTGCGCCGCACCGAGCTGTGGATCGAGGTGGAAATCAACAGCGACATCCTGTTCCCGACCGGCTCGGCCGCACTGGACGTGCATGCCCGCGACACCCTGGCCAGCCTGGCCGGCGTGCTGCGCGATGTGCCCAACAGCGTCCGCGTGGAAGGCCACACCGACAACGTGCCGATCGCCACCGCGCAGTTCCCCTCCAACTGGGAACTGTCGGCCGGCCGTGCGGCCAGCGTGGTGCACCTGTTCGCCGACCAGGGCGTGCAGCCCTCGCGGCTGGCGATGGTCGGCTACGGCCAGTTCCGTCCGCGCGAAGAAAACAGCAGCGCCGAAGGGCGCAACCGCAACCGGCGGGTGATGGTCATCATCCTGGCCGACACCAGCCATGCCGTGGACCCGCTCGGCGCCCGCCTGAATGCCGCCACCGGCAACGCCGGCGCGACCGATGCCGCGCCCACCGCCCCGGCATCCCCTGTTGTTTCCCCCACTGCACCGGTGCGGTTGCCACCGGTGCCGGCCGGCAGCCGCGTAGGCGCCGCCGTTCCCCCTGCAATGAAGGAGTGA
- a CDS encoding protein phosphatase CheZ, protein MDSTVDRNALALRLQEALDALEAGDESAWRQQIDGLVALRTQPMMAGLSRLARELGQALGELPTVPSDAGELDDACARLDHVVAMTEQATHRTLDLAEECRTLTEQLRADGLQPDQDVQLERIRHNLTEIALTQSYQDLTGQIIRRVVGIVRRVHEGFGALGLPPEQHRREEPALAGPAVKGVDHHAVSQNDADDLLSDLGL, encoded by the coding sequence ATGGACAGCACGGTCGACAGGAACGCACTGGCCCTGCGCCTGCAGGAAGCCCTGGACGCGCTGGAAGCGGGTGATGAAAGCGCCTGGCGCCAGCAGATCGACGGCCTGGTGGCGCTGCGCACCCAGCCGATGATGGCCGGCCTGAGCCGCCTGGCCCGCGAACTGGGCCAGGCCCTGGGCGAACTGCCGACCGTACCCAGCGATGCCGGTGAGCTGGACGACGCCTGCGCGCGCCTGGACCACGTGGTGGCGATGACCGAACAGGCCACCCACCGCACCCTGGACCTGGCCGAGGAATGCCGCACCCTGACCGAGCAGCTGCGCGCCGATGGCCTGCAGCCGGACCAGGACGTGCAGCTGGAGCGCATCCGCCACAACCTCACCGAAATCGCCCTGACCCAGAGCTACCAGGACCTGACCGGGCAGATCATCCGCCGCGTGGTCGGCATCGTGCGCCGCGTGCATGAAGGCTTCGGTGCGCTCGGCCTGCCGCCGGAACAGCACCGCCGCGAAGAACCGGCACTGGCTGGCCCCGCAGTCAAGGGCGTGGACCACCACGCCGTCTCGCAGAACGACGCCGACGATCTGCTGTCGGACCTGGGGCTGTAA
- the cheY gene encoding chemotaxis response regulator CheY: protein MNKNMRILIVDDFSTMRRIVKNLLGDLGFTNTAEAEDGHAALALLQSQPFDFVVTDWNMPVMTGIELLKAIRADAKLKTLPVLMVTAEAKREQIIEAAQSGVNGYIIKPFTAQTLEEKLGKIFERLAASA from the coding sequence TTGAACAAGAACATGCGCATCCTGATCGTCGACGACTTCTCGACCATGCGTCGAATCGTCAAGAACCTGCTCGGCGACCTGGGCTTCACCAACACGGCCGAAGCCGAGGACGGGCATGCGGCGCTGGCACTGCTGCAGAGCCAGCCGTTCGATTTCGTGGTCACCGACTGGAACATGCCGGTGATGACCGGCATCGAGCTGCTCAAGGCCATCCGCGCCGACGCCAAGCTCAAGACCCTGCCGGTACTGATGGTGACCGCCGAAGCCAAGCGCGAGCAGATCATCGAAGCCGCCCAGAGCGGCGTGAACGGCTACATCATCAAGCCGTTCACCGCGCAGACGCTGGAAGAGAAGCTCGGCAAGATCTTCGAACGCCTGGCGGCCAGCGCCTGA
- a CDS encoding RNA polymerase sigma factor FliA: MKAAAQYKEVQRAAATDCITQHSDLVRRIAHHLAARLPASVEIDDLIQAGMMGLIEASRSYDADQGASFETYASIRIRGSMIDEIRRGDWVPRSVHRRARDAAATIRRLEQASGRAASATEVAAAMEMPLPDYLRLMEDAARGQVLSLESRIEDQGELDTIAQGGPTPQQVLERGEFGRELGKAIGHLPEREQLVLSLYYEQELNLKEIGAVLGVSESRVCQIHGQAVLRLRGRLKVFEAADAGLEQ; encoded by the coding sequence ATGAAAGCCGCCGCCCAGTACAAGGAGGTCCAGCGGGCCGCTGCGACCGACTGCATCACCCAGCATTCGGACCTGGTGCGGCGCATCGCCCACCACCTGGCCGCACGCCTGCCGGCGAGCGTGGAGATCGACGACCTGATCCAGGCCGGCATGATGGGCCTGATCGAAGCCTCGCGCAGCTACGATGCCGACCAGGGCGCCTCGTTCGAGACCTATGCCTCGATCCGCATCCGCGGCTCGATGATCGACGAGATCCGCCGGGGCGACTGGGTGCCGCGCTCGGTGCACCGCCGCGCACGCGATGCGGCTGCCACCATCCGCCGGCTGGAACAGGCCAGCGGCCGTGCCGCCAGTGCCACCGAAGTGGCCGCCGCCATGGAGATGCCGCTGCCCGACTACCTGCGGCTGATGGAAGATGCTGCACGCGGCCAGGTGCTGAGCCTGGAATCGCGCATCGAGGACCAGGGCGAGCTGGACACCATCGCCCAAGGCGGCCCGACCCCGCAGCAGGTGCTGGAGCGCGGCGAGTTCGGCCGCGAGCTGGGCAAGGCCATCGGCCACCTGCCCGAGCGCGAACAGCTGGTGCTCTCGCTCTATTACGAGCAGGAACTGAACCTGAAGGAGATCGGCGCAGTGCTCGGCGTGAGCGAGTCGCGGGTCTGCCAGATCCATGGCCAGGCGGTCCTGCGCCTGCGCGGCCGCCTGAAGGTGTTTGAAGCCGCCGACGCCGGGCTGGAACAATGA
- a CDS encoding chemotaxis protein CheA, which translates to MAALSDDIAADFIIEAQEILDRLGEQLVTLEQAPQDSNQLNAVFRGYHTLKGGAGFLGITAMVELCHAAEETLGMARSGQAVLQPHHFDAAQQSLDYLQSMLDSVSAGTEPGYAPPELIAQFDVAGTAPTVTPSPASTPAPAAPASDLITEDEFEALLDQLHGGKAPTAVAAPARADDGLINEDEFEALLDQLHGGAAPGARPVAPAAAVAPVPMPRPAAVPAPASKPAAKPLAEAEHTVRVDTKRLDAIVNLIGELVLSRNRLKTLRIRLRDEELDRAVSTLDIATARLQSAVMRTRMQPVGKVFSRFPKVARDVARNLKKEVELELVGAETELDRNLVEALADPLVHLVRNAIDHGIEMPDLREAQGKPRNGHVRLSAQQEGDYVSIEVQDDGAGIDPERLRQKAREKGLIDPEVAARLSGEECLHLVFLPGFSTKQEVTDISGRGVGMDVVQSRIRELSGQIQIQSELGRGSRFMIRVPLTLAILPTLLVQAGEDVYALPLARVMEVLHAPATSLGWFDGRAVLDRRSHTLPLVDLRHWLDVEPMPATLLTIVVLQAGEARFGLVVDQVRGREEVVIKPLPKALRGLRGYAGATLIGDGRMALILDVDGLR; encoded by the coding sequence ATGGCCGCCCTGTCCGACGACATCGCCGCCGATTTCATCATCGAGGCCCAGGAAATCCTGGACCGCCTCGGCGAACAGCTGGTGACGCTGGAACAGGCGCCGCAGGACAGCAACCAGCTCAATGCGGTCTTCCGCGGTTACCACACCCTCAAGGGCGGTGCCGGCTTCCTGGGCATCACCGCCATGGTGGAGCTGTGCCATGCCGCCGAAGAAACCCTCGGCATGGCCCGCTCCGGCCAGGCCGTGCTGCAGCCGCATCACTTCGACGCCGCCCAGCAGTCGCTGGACTACCTGCAGTCGATGCTCGATTCGGTCTCGGCCGGCACCGAGCCGGGCTATGCCCCGCCGGAGCTGATCGCACAGTTCGATGTGGCCGGCACCGCGCCGACCGTCACCCCCTCGCCCGCCAGCACCCCGGCCCCGGCCGCGCCCGCCAGCGACCTCATCACCGAAGACGAATTCGAAGCCCTGCTCGACCAACTGCATGGCGGCAAGGCACCGACGGCGGTCGCCGCACCGGCCAGGGCCGACGACGGGCTGATCAACGAAGACGAATTCGAAGCACTACTGGACCAGCTGCATGGGGGCGCCGCACCCGGTGCGCGGCCGGTGGCGCCGGCCGCTGCCGTTGCCCCCGTGCCGATGCCGCGCCCGGCCGCCGTGCCGGCACCGGCCAGCAAGCCAGCGGCCAAGCCACTGGCCGAGGCCGAGCACACCGTGCGCGTGGACACCAAGCGCCTGGATGCCATCGTCAACCTCATCGGCGAACTGGTGCTGTCGCGCAACCGCCTGAAGACCCTGCGCATCCGCCTGCGCGACGAGGAACTGGACCGCGCGGTGTCCACGCTGGACATCGCCACCGCGCGCCTGCAGTCGGCCGTCATGCGTACCCGCATGCAGCCGGTGGGCAAGGTGTTCTCGCGCTTCCCCAAGGTGGCGCGCGACGTTGCCCGCAACCTGAAGAAGGAAGTGGAACTGGAACTGGTCGGCGCCGAAACCGAACTGGACCGCAACCTGGTCGAGGCACTGGCCGATCCGCTGGTGCACCTGGTGCGCAACGCCATCGACCACGGCATCGAGATGCCCGACCTGCGCGAAGCGCAGGGCAAGCCGCGCAATGGCCACGTGCGCCTGTCGGCCCAACAGGAAGGCGACTATGTCAGCATCGAGGTGCAGGACGACGGCGCCGGCATCGATCCGGAACGCCTGCGCCAGAAGGCGCGCGAAAAGGGCCTGATCGACCCGGAAGTGGCCGCGCGCCTGAGCGGGGAAGAATGCCTGCACCTGGTGTTCCTGCCCGGCTTTTCCACCAAGCAGGAAGTCACGGACATCTCCGGCCGTGGCGTCGGCATGGACGTGGTGCAGTCGCGCATCCGCGAACTGAGCGGGCAGATCCAGATCCAGTCCGAACTGGGCCGGGGCAGCCGCTTCATGATCCGCGTGCCGCTCACCCTGGCCATCCTGCCAACCCTGCTGGTGCAGGCCGGCGAGGATGTCTATGCCCTGCCCCTGGCCCGCGTGATGGAAGTGCTGCATGCACCGGCCACCTCGCTGGGCTGGTTCGATGGCCGCGCCGTGCTCGACCGCCGCTCGCACACCCTGCCCCTGGTGGACCTGCGCCACTGGCTGGACGTGGAACCGATGCCGGCCACGCTGCTGACCATCGTGGTGCTGCAGGCCGGCGAAGCCCGCTTCGGGCTGGTGGTGGACCAGGTCCGTGGCCGCGAGGAAGTGGTCATCAAGCCGCTGCCCAAGGCACTGCGTGGCCTGCGTGGCTACGCCGGCGCCACCCTGATCGGCGATGGCCGCATGGCGTTGATCCTGGATGTGGACGGCCTGCGCTGA
- a CDS encoding flagellar motor protein, producing MDRLSLIGLFLALASLVGGSILKGAGLASLWSPAAFVIVIVGTVAAILLHTTPAVFKHAFRIMRWVIRPPHSDRRELIQQIVEWSNIARRQGLLGLEAQVDAQQDPFLRKGLQLLVDGVEPESIRHMLEIELSSQEHQDQAAAKVFEGMGIYAPTLGIIGAVLGLIAVMKNLADPSKLGHGIAAAFTATIYGIASANLLFLPVAAKLKAVIAHNSRDREMVIEGLISIAQGENPRNIETNLSGFLH from the coding sequence ATGGATAGACTCAGCCTCATCGGACTTTTCCTGGCGTTGGCCTCGCTGGTCGGCGGCAGCATCCTCAAGGGCGCCGGCCTGGCGTCGTTGTGGTCGCCTGCTGCCTTCGTGATCGTCATCGTGGGGACCGTGGCGGCCATCCTGCTGCACACCACCCCGGCCGTGTTCAAGCACGCCTTCAGGATCATGCGCTGGGTGATCCGCCCGCCGCACAGCGATCGCCGCGAACTGATCCAGCAGATCGTGGAATGGAGCAACATCGCCCGCCGCCAGGGCCTGCTGGGCCTGGAAGCCCAGGTCGATGCGCAGCAGGACCCGTTCCTGCGCAAGGGCCTGCAGCTGCTGGTCGATGGCGTGGAACCCGAATCGATCCGGCACATGCTGGAAATCGAACTGAGCAGCCAGGAGCACCAGGACCAGGCCGCGGCCAAGGTGTTCGAGGGCATGGGCATCTACGCCCCGACCCTGGGCATCATCGGCGCCGTGCTCGGCCTGATCGCGGTGATGAAGAACCTGGCCGACCCCAGCAAGCTCGGCCACGGCATCGCCGCCGCCTTCACCGCCACCATCTACGGCATCGCCTCGGCCAACCTGCTGTTCCTGCCGGTCGCCGCCAAGCTCAAGGCGGTCATCGCCCACAACAGCCGCGACCGGGAAATGGTCATCGAAGGCCTGATCTCGATCGCGCAGGGCGAGAACCCGCGCAACATCGAAACCAACCTGTCCGGCTTCCTGCACTGA
- the flhF gene encoding flagellar biosynthesis protein FlhF produces the protein MKIKRFVAADMRSAMNLVRKEHGPDAVILSNRRIEEGIEIVAAANYDESAVQRALEASRRDVAPPRPAKPRSAADAMIAAVTRRKTAALAPDPVAATTSAVAALARAAVGATGRTLDSADEIVPTRGSSGFAETLARASVNEPALPEQIFTPFAAADSAAGQAAEPAAASEPVPAPNRARFIIDPPLDEAATAAVATAASLPPPLPLPSFAVAAAPAPGQDIAPAVAAGTEAAVTAPTVVAPPTLTLVARDEEEIRQLRQEVAGMRHVIEREMNRFTDERLRGSPVRAAALDLMDEYGFDAGIARDVAMQIPLETEAHRSRGLMLGLLSRKLPIAPADPLEEGGVIALVGPTGAGKTTTIAKLASRFAEKHAARDVALVTTDTLRIGAREQLYGYGRQLGIAVHEAGSGSDLGQLLERLKDYKLVLIDTAGLGPRDRALAAQLQWLRAAHQVRTLLVLPANTSFGDMDEVVRRFGAANLQGLVLSKLDETGRFGSALSVAVDHQLPITWVTDGQDVPEDLHRASAANLVLRLEDLRRAADMPCNPELNHAVA, from the coding sequence ATGAAAATCAAACGATTCGTTGCCGCCGACATGCGCTCGGCCATGAACCTGGTGCGCAAGGAACATGGACCCGATGCGGTGATCCTGTCCAACCGCCGGATCGAGGAAGGCATCGAAATCGTCGCTGCAGCCAACTATGACGAGAGCGCCGTGCAGCGAGCGCTGGAAGCCTCGCGCCGCGATGTGGCCCCGCCCAGGCCGGCCAAGCCGCGCAGCGCCGCCGATGCGATGATCGCGGCCGTCACCCGCCGCAAGACCGCTGCCCTGGCCCCGGACCCGGTGGCCGCCACCACCTCGGCCGTGGCCGCCCTGGCCCGCGCCGCCGTAGGTGCCACCGGCCGCACTCTGGACAGTGCCGACGAAATCGTGCCGACCCGCGGCAGCAGCGGCTTCGCCGAAACCTTGGCACGGGCCAGCGTCAATGAACCGGCACTGCCGGAACAGATCTTCACCCCGTTCGCTGCCGCCGACAGCGCGGCCGGGCAGGCCGCCGAACCGGCGGCAGCCAGTGAACCGGTGCCGGCCCCCAACCGCGCCCGCTTCATCATCGACCCGCCGCTGGATGAGGCCGCGACCGCTGCCGTCGCCACGGCCGCGTCCCTGCCGCCGCCGCTGCCGCTGCCCTCTTTCGCCGTGGCCGCCGCGCCTGCGCCCGGACAGGACATCGCGCCCGCCGTGGCGGCCGGCACCGAAGCGGCGGTCACCGCCCCCACGGTCGTCGCCCCGCCGACGCTGACCCTGGTGGCCCGCGACGAAGAAGAAATCCGCCAGCTGCGCCAGGAGGTGGCCGGCATGCGCCATGTCATCGAGCGTGAGATGAACCGCTTCACCGACGAACGCCTGCGTGGCAGCCCGGTCCGTGCGGCCGCACTGGACCTGATGGACGAATACGGGTTCGACGCCGGCATCGCCCGCGACGTGGCCATGCAGATCCCGCTGGAGACCGAAGCCCACCGCAGCCGCGGGCTGATGCTGGGCCTGCTCTCGCGCAAGCTGCCGATCGCCCCGGCCGATCCGCTGGAGGAAGGCGGGGTGATCGCCCTGGTCGGCCCGACCGGCGCCGGCAAGACCACCACCATCGCCAAGCTGGCCTCGCGCTTTGCCGAAAAGCACGCCGCCCGCGACGTCGCCCTGGTCACCACCGATACCCTGCGCATCGGCGCCCGCGAACAGCTGTACGGCTATGGCCGCCAGCTCGGCATTGCGGTGCACGAAGCCGGCAGCGGCAGCGACCTGGGCCAGCTGCTGGAACGCCTGAAGGACTACAAGCTGGTCCTGATCGACACCGCCGGCCTGGGGCCGCGCGACCGCGCCCTGGCCGCACAGCTGCAATGGCTGCGTGCCGCCCACCAGGTCCGCACCCTGCTGGTGCTGCCGGCCAACACCAGCTTCGGCGACATGGACGAAGTCGTCCGCCGCTTCGGCGCGGCCAACCTGCAGGGCCTGGTCCTGAGCAAGCTGGACGAGACCGGCCGCTTCGGCAGCGCCCTGTCGGTGGCCGTGGACCACCAGCTGCCGATCACCTGGGTAACCGACGGGCAGGACGTCCCGGAGGACCTGCACCGGGCCAGTGCAGCCAATCTCGTACTTCGCCTTGAAGATTTGCGCCGAGCGGCCGATATGCCCTGCAACCCGGAGTTGAACCATGCCGTCGCGTGA
- a CDS encoding P-loop NTPase, whose translation MPSREYAKLTKNFPLSATRSQPLGPVRTIAVTGGKGGVGKTNVSANLAVALAGMGKRTLLLDADLGLANIDVILGLNPTFTLADLVAGRCSLEDVIVEGPNGVLVVPAASGRRHMAELQPAEHVGLVNVFSELERELDIMVVDTAAGITDGVLTFCQAAQDTVVVVCDEPASITDAYALIKVLSRERGVDRIQVVANMVRDPNEGRVLYEKLVRVCEKFLADVSLNYLGCVPQDDWLRLSVQRQQPVVKAYPSSPAAQAITEIARRTARWQAPTEPRGGVEFFLERILKQRGVAA comes from the coding sequence ATGCCGTCGCGTGAATACGCCAAGCTGACCAAGAACTTCCCTTTGTCGGCCACCCGCAGCCAGCCGCTGGGCCCGGTCCGCACCATCGCCGTCACCGGCGGCAAGGGCGGCGTGGGCAAAACGAACGTTTCGGCCAACCTGGCCGTGGCGCTGGCCGGCATGGGCAAACGCACCCTGCTGCTGGATGCCGACCTGGGCCTGGCCAACATCGACGTCATCCTGGGCCTGAACCCCACGTTCACCCTGGCCGACCTGGTCGCCGGGCGCTGCTCGCTGGAAGACGTGATCGTGGAAGGCCCCAACGGCGTGCTGGTGGTCCCGGCCGCCTCGGGCCGCCGCCACATGGCCGAGCTGCAGCCGGCCGAGCACGTGGGCCTGGTCAACGTGTTCTCCGAACTGGAACGCGAGCTGGACATCATGGTGGTGGACACCGCCGCCGGCATCACCGACGGCGTGCTGACCTTCTGCCAGGCCGCGCAGGACACCGTGGTGGTGGTCTGTGACGAGCCGGCCTCGATCACCGACGCCTACGCGCTGATCAAGGTGCTCTCGCGCGAGCGCGGCGTGGACCGCATCCAGGTGGTGGCCAACATGGTGCGCGACCCCAACGAGGGCCGGGTGCTGTACGAAAAGCTGGTGCGCGTGTGCGAGAAGTTCCTCGCCGACGTGTCCCTGAACTACCTGGGCTGCGTGCCGCAGGATGACTGGCTGCGCCTGTCGGTGCAGCGCCAGCAGCCGGTGGTCAAGGCCTACCCGTCCAGCCCGGCCGCGCAGGCGATCACCGAGATCGCCCGCCGCACCGCCCGCTGGCAGGCCCCGACCGAGCCGCGCGGCGGCGTCGAGTTCTTCCTCGAACGCATCCTCAAGCAGCGCGGGGTGGCCGCATGA